The proteins below come from a single Triticum aestivum cultivar Chinese Spring chromosome 5D, IWGSC CS RefSeq v2.1, whole genome shotgun sequence genomic window:
- the LOC123126112 gene encoding wall-associated receptor kinase 5: MPAASAALLVFIVCISLPAMAAAAGVSSDRSMSLPGCPDKCGDVLIPYPFGIGEDCAAASRNSYFNLICNSTIDPPRPMAGPPEAVAEVADISLEHGEMRVLSPVSHICFKSNTTFTKFTGGYRLQDSPFLPSPSRNHFTVIGCNTMGLIGGQKGTANQYVAGCYSYCDGVNNTSDGAPCAGMGCCESAIPANLTTFEIIFATNQSQVWGFNPCFYAMIAEVGWYNFRQQDLVGNLGFIKDRAGRGAPSIADWAIRNGLCPEEGKNAPNDYACISANSYCMAMNNGPGYLCQCSKGYEGNPYLLNGCQDTDECALRKQDHKYEDLYPCRKGICHNTPGSYLCKCKTGKRSDGTNFGYQSLHSPAQILVIGLSVCVSATVAMALTCMLLMQFQRKRHKREKDEYFKQNGGLKLYDEMRSRQVDTIRILTEKEIKRATDNYNEDRVIGCGGHGMVYRGTLDDEKEVAIKKSKAVNDDCREEFVNEIIILSQINHRNIVRLLGCCLDVNVPMLVYEFVSHGTLSEFLHGADPRSPIPFDLRLKIATQSAEALAYLHSSTSRTILHGDVKSANILLDDQTNAKVADFGASALKSMDESEFIMFVHGTLGYLDPESFISRRLTDKSDVYSFGVVLLELMTRKRAIYTDSFNGKESLSYTFPLMFHQKTHHVMLDSEITDDAGLVVLENMAELAVRCLSQRRNDRPTMKEVAERLEMMRRLHLHATNGHGNNIYAHNYGGSSSVVVPFDEATRGTIDMSELVEDLAR; encoded by the exons ATGCCAGCAGCATCAGCAGCCCTGCTAGTTTTCATAGTATGCATCTCCCTTCCAGCAATGGCAGCAGCGGCCGGAGTCTCATCCGACCGCTCCATGTCTTTGCCAGGCTGCCCGGACAAGTGCGGCGACGTGCTCATCCCGTACCCCTTCGGCATTGGGGAAGACTGCGCCGCAGCCAGCCGGAACAGCTACTTCAACCTCATCTGCAACAGCACGATCGATCCACCACGGCCAATGGCTGGTCCTCCAGAAGCAGTAGCTGAGGTCGCTGACATCTCACTGGAGCATGGCGAGATGCGTGTGCTCAGCCCTGTCAGCCACATCTGCTTCAAGTCAAACACCACATTCACCAAGTTCACCGGAGGGTACCGGCTGCAGGACTCGCCCTTCCTACCCTCTCCATCGCGCAACCACTTCACAGTCATTGGCTGTAACACCATGGGGCTCATCGGCGGTCAGAAGGGCACCGCGAACCAGTACGTAGCTGGCTGCTACTCCTACTGTGATGGTGTCAACAATACGTCggatggcgcaccatgtgctgggaTGGGCTGCTGTGAGTCTGCCATCCCAGCCAACCTCACCACCTTCGAGATCATCTTTGCAACGAACCAGAGCCAGGTATGGGGCTTCAACCCATGCTTCTACGCCATGATAGCCGAGGTTGGGTGGTACAATTTCAGGCAGCAGGACCTCGTCGGCAACCTTGGGTTTATCAAAGATCGAGCCGGGAGGGGTGCTCCATCCATCGCTGACTGGGCCATTAGGAATGGCTTGTGTCCAGAGGAGGGGAAAAACGCACCTAATGACTATGCCTGCATCAGTGCAAACAGTTACTGCATGGCCATGAACAATGGTCCAGGGTACCTATGCCAGTGCTCCAAAGGATATGAGGGAAATCCTTATCTTCTGAACGGCTGTCAAG ACACAGATGAGTGTGCGTTGCGTAAGCAGGACCATAAGTATGAAGATTTGTATCCATGCAGAAAAGGGATCTGCCACAACACACCGGGAAGCTACCTATGCAAATGCAAGACAGGAAAAAGATCTGATGGTACAAATTTTGGATACCAATCTCTGCATTCTCCAGCTCAAATATTGGTTATCG GCCTAAGTGTTTGTGTTTCTGCAACTGTGGCGATGGCGTTAACATGCATGTTGCTCATGCAATTTCAACGAAAAAGGCACAAGAGGGAGAAAGATGAGTACTTCAAACAAAATGGAGGTCTCAAGTTATATGATGAGATGAGATCAAGGCAAGTCGACACAATCCGCATACTTACAGAGAAAGAGATAAAGAGAGCCACTGACAACTACAATGAAGATCGAGTTATTGGATGCGGTGGTCATGGTATGGTCTACAGAGGAACTTTGGATGATGAAAAAGAGGTTGCCATAAAGAAGTCCAAAGCAGTCAACGATGATTGCAGAGAAGAATTTGTCAATGAGATTATAATTTTGTCACAAATCAATCACCGAAACATTGTGAGGCTACTCGGCTGTTGTCTAGATGTAAATGTCCCAATGTTGGTCTACGAGTTTGTCTCCCATGGTACTCTATCTGAGTTCCTTCACGGTGCTGATCCTAGATCGCCAATCCCATTTGATCTTCGCCTGAAGATTGCTACACAGTCAGCAGAAGCTCTAGCTTACTTACATTCGTCGACATCTCGCACAATCCTACATGGGGATGTCAAGTCTGCCAACATTCTCTTGGATGATCAGACCAACGCAAAGGTTGCTGATTTCGGAGCATCAGCACTTAAGTCCATGGATGAAAGTGAGTTCATCATGTTTGTTCATGGAACCCTTGGCTACCTTGACCCTGAGAGCTTTATCAGCCGCCGCCTCACCGACAAAAGTGATGTATACAGTTTTGGGGTGGTTCTTCTGGAGCTGATGACACGAAAGAGGGCTATATATACTGACAGCTTCAATGGAAAGGAATCATTGTCCTATACTTTTCCTTTGATGTTTCATCAGAAGACGCACCACGTTATGCTGGACTCTGAAATTACAGATGATGCAGGGTTGGTTGTCCTTGAGAACATGGCTGAACTTGCAGTCCGTTGCCTTAGCCAGAGAAGAAATGACAGGCCAACGATGAAGGAAGTTGCAGAGAGACTGGAGATGATGAGGAGACTTCATTTGCACGCAACCAATGGTCATGGAAACAACATCTATGCACATAACTATGGAGGCTCATCTTCGGTTGTTGTCCCTTTCGACGAGGCAACACGCGGGACCATCGACATGTCCGAACTAGTTGAAGATCTTGCGAGGTGA